The following is a genomic window from Chryseobacterium ginsenosidimutans.
CTGAACTACCTAAAAACATAGCAGACGATTTAACCAACTCCAATACAGCCTCTTTTTTAGTGATAAAAGATGGAAGATTAATTCACGAACAATATTTTAACGGATATAATCAATTATCAAAAACAAATTCCTTCTCAATGGCAAAAGCGGTTACTGTTATGCTCTTTGGAAAGGCTTTGGAAGAAGGAAAAATCAAAAATATTGATGATAAATTCTCTGATTATTTTGACGAATTTAAAAGTAAGGCATCTGCAAAAAATTTAACTTTAAAAAATTTAGCTCAAATGGAATCAGGGCTTGATTGGGACGAGAACTACAAGAATCCGTTTTTACCGAATGCAAAGGCTTATTACGGAAAAAGTCTTATCAAGGCTACATTTGTAAGAAAGTTCAAAGAAAATCCGGGAGAAAAATTTGAATATCAAAGCGGGTCGACACAACTTTTAGGTTTTGCCGTAAGAAAAGCCGTAAACCAGTCATTGGCGAGCTATTTATCCGAAAAATTCTGGGTTCCGTTGGGAATGGAACAAAATGCAGAATGGAGCACGGACGAAAGCGGAATGGAAAAAACATATTGCTGCATCCATTCCAACGCAAGAGATTTTGCAAAATTGGGGCAGTTGTTTCTGGATGATGGAAAAGTAGACGGTAGGCAAATATTAAACCTTAATTTTATTAACCAGATGCGGACTCCAACAGAAAAATCTAAAGGAATTTACGGAATGGGATTTTGGATCAATAACGACAATCCCATAAAACATTATTATTTTTTAGGGTTACAAGGTCAATATATCATCATGGTTCCTGAGCATAATATGGTCATCGTAAGAACCGGAAGCTATAATAATCTCCCTAAAAATGATAGAGGAAGACCAGATCAGGTGAAATTTTTAGTTAATAAAACTGTACAGTTATTTCAATAAAAGTTATGGAGAAACACAGCCCAAAAGTTGATGAATATATTGAAAAGTCTCCGGATTTTGCAAAATCGATTTTAAACTATCTTCGCGAAACTGTTCACGAATTCTGCCCCGAAGCAGAAGAAGCAATCAAATGGAAATTCCCGACTTTCATGTACAAAGGGAAAATTCTTTGTTCTATAGTTTCGTTTAAACAATACTGCAGCATGGGCTTCTGGCTACACAAGGAAATGAAATCGATACATGAAATCGAAACTGATGTTGAAAAAACCAATATGTTCTCTTTAGGAAAGATCACAAAGCTCGAAAACCTTCCGTCTAAACCTCATCTTAAAAAAATTATTTTAGAAGCAATGGAGTTGACGGATATGGGAGTTACAATGAAAAAAGCAGCTCCGAATAAAACTGAAGCTGAAGTACCAGAATATTTTAAGAATGTCTTAATTCAAAATAAAAAAACACTGGAAATGTTTGAAAAAGCATCTCCTTCTTTCAGGAAAGAATATATCAATTGGATCATTGAAGCAAAAACGGAAGCAACAAGAAATAAAAGAATAGAACAGGCAATAGAATGGATTTCTGAAGAAAAAGGAAGAAACTGGAAATATGAAAGAAAGTGATCTTTTGAGTTATAAAAATTAAACTAAAAACTTAGTGGAACCTGAAATTTGCTTCAGGCAGCGTGTTGTTTTTTAAAAACGCTTCATATTCCGGAGACATTTGTGTTCTGCCAAAAGTGTTTTGTCCGCTCATACTTCCGAGACGTACTTTATCTTTTCCGAATTTTTTATTCATCGCATCCATGGCCTTCATCACGGGTAAGTGCTGATTTTGCATATCTTCTTCAAAAAGGCTGATCAACCGCTGATCTTCAGGAACAAAATCATTAACGATTACGCCTGCTTTCTTATAATGAAAACCATCTTTAAAAATGGCTTCGAAAAGCTCATTCACTACTCTGCCAATCAAAATCGACGAGTTTGTAGGGTTTGGGAGAATCTGAGTTACAGCATTTCTGTATTCCGGCAAATCCTTTCTGAAACGGTTGGTCTGAACAAAAACAGTCACCATTCTGCAACACATATTTTGTTTTCTTAAGCGCTCCGAACAATAGATCCCGTAAGTTTCCACTCGTTCACGCACATCTTCTTTTTCAGTCAGCATTTCCATGAAGCTTCTGGTAACAGCAATTGATTTTTTGGGAGAAGGCGAATCTAATTCCAACTGGCGGATTCCTTTCAGTTCATTGATCATTCTCACTCCATGAATTCCCATTATTTTCCGCACCCATATTTCAGGTTTCTGAAGCAGATCCCAGGCTTTATGGACACCATTGTCATGCATTTTTACGGCAAGTTTCCTTCCTATTCCCCAAACATCCCCAATATTCAGCCATTTTAGTGCTTTTTCGATTTTTTCCGGACTATCTAAAATATAAACTCCATTAAATTTCTCAGGAAAATCTTTTACAATTCTGTTGGCAACTTTGCACAACGTTTTTGTGGGAGCAATACCAATACTTACCGGGATATCTGCTTCATCTTTTACACGATTCCGAATATCAAGACAATAGTCGTAAATATTGATATATTTAAAGCCTGTGAGATTTAAAAATAATTCATCTATGCTATATGTTTCAAATTCTAAAACATAAGAACTAGCTATCTTAATGACCTGCTGACTTTTAAAATTATACAACTCAAATTTCGCCGAAAAACATTTTACATCATGTTCTTTAAAAAGTTCTTTGTATTTAAACGCAGGTGCCGCCATCGGAATTCCCAGATCTTTTGCCTCTTTACTTCGGGACACAACACATCCGTCGTTATTGGAAAGCACCACAACGGGTTTGTTTTCAAGGGAAGGATCGAGCGTCCTCTCACATGAAACGAAGAAATTATTGCAATCGACTAAGGCGTACATGATAAAGATTTGACCATTTCAATACACAAAACTATAACTTTTAAAAGAAAATATTATGTTTAATTCAAATTTTAACATTAATTTCAATTAATTGAATTACAGTACTTTAAATTATTTAAAACACGTCAAGTTTTGTCGTATCCTGGCTGTAACTTTGATTTCTAAAACACTAAACAATACACAATATGGATAAAGTGACTTTACAAAGAATTGAAAAACTTCATCCTCTCGTAAGAGAAGAAGTAAAACAAATTATTAAAGAATGTGATGAATCTCTCACAGGAAGAGCAAAAGTGAGAATTACACAAGGTCTGAGAAGTTTCGAGGACCAGGAAAAACTATATGCGATCGGAAGAATTACATCTGGAAAAAAAGTAACCAACGCCAAAGCCGGGCAAAGTATTCACAATTACGGGTTCGCTGTTGATATTTGTATGATGATAGATGGGAAAGTCGTCAGTTGGGACACGGCAAAAGATTGGGACAACGATAAAGTTGCCGATTGGTACGAATGCGTAAAAATCTTCGCAAAGCACGGTTGGGAATGGGGTGGAAACTGGAAAACTTTTAAAGACCTTCCGCATTTTGAAAAGAAGAATATTTTGACGGAAAAAGGCTTAATAAAAACGAACTGGAGAGCATTGGCAAAAATGAACCGGGATAAGGAAAATTATGTCATAATTTAATTCTCTATTATTTGAAATTGTTTTTTTATACGACAAGTTCTGTCGCTTCTCCGATCTACCTTTGCTTTACAAGAAACACCAAAAGCAACCATTATAATAAGCTGAAACCAATAGTCATTCTCCGGAAAGCTATTGGTTTTACTTGTCTAAAGTTGTCAGGTATTTCTTAAAAAAAGTAAAAAATCTCATGAAAAAGACAACCATTCTTTCTTTAGACGGAGGCGGAATCAGGGGAATTATCACCTGTATTATTCTGCGTTACATAGAAGAGCAGCTGCAGTTTTATGATAAACCAAGTGCAAAACTTGGTGATTATTTTGACATGGTTGCGGGAAGCAGTACGGGAGGGTTGATTGCGTCAATCATTTTATGTCCCGATGAACACCGGAAGGCAAAATATTCGATCCAGAAAGGATTGGAATTATATGCTGAAAAAGGTGGTGATATATTTCAGGTTTCTTTTTGGGAGCGTTTAGTGAATCCCTTTGGATTGCTTAATGAAAAAATATCCCAAGACGAGCTTGAAAAAAATCTGAATGACTTTTTTGGAAATTTAGAATTAAAAGAATTAATAAAACCGTGTTTAATAACAAGTTATGATATAGAAAACAGAAGAGCAAAATTATTTAATTCGTGGAAAGCGAGTTTAAGTACAGATAACTTTTACGTAAAAGATGTCTGCAGAGCAACTTCAGCAGCTCCTACTTATTTTACGCCCGTTCAGATCAAATCGATGTATGGACAGATTTTCAGCTTAATTGATGGTGGAATGTTCGCTAATAATCCTGCTCTTTGTGCATATGCAGAAGCAAGGAAAATACCTTTCGCAGAAGTTCTCAAGAATCATCAAAAGGCAAATCATCCGACAGTTAATGATATGCTTATTGTCTCCATAGGAACAGGAATTGAATCCAGAACTTATTCTTTTAAAAAATTAGAAAAGGCAGGAAAAATAGGCTGGGTAAATCCTATTATTGATATATTAATGTCTGCCAATGCCGAAACTGTTGATTATCAAGTTTGTCAGATGTTTCAGACATTGGGACTAAGAAATCAAAAAAACTACTATCGACTAAATCCTTCGTTGAGAAACGCTTCTCCTGCAATGGATAATGTGAAACGATGGAATATTGAAAATCTTATACAGGCAGGATTAAGTTATATTGATGACAACAGAGAAGAATTGAATCAAATTGTACAGAAACTGATCAAAAATAAAATATAAGCTTTTTTGCTTATAAATACATAATATAAGTCAAATAGATTATATTTTAAAGCTTACAATACATTTAAAATTATTAATAAAAAGCAGAATGTAAAAACAATTGAAAAAAAATATATCGCGACGAGTTTTGACGTCTCCTCAAAGTATCTTTAGCTTATAATTAAAACACAAGAAAAACACAAAATAAAAATGAAAAGAAATTATAACACGACGAGTTTTGACGTCTCCCAGAACTATCTTTGAATAAGAAAATAACCAGGGAAATGGCAGTTAAATAACTCATTTTTTCAACATAAATATCCAATTTTTAATTAATCATCAATTTTCAGTGATAAAAACTGAACAGGATATTCTATGCTTTATTACAAATATTAGTTTGCTAGCACTTCTATATATTATTAACCAATTATTAACCTTTAAATTTTAAAATTATGTCATTAGTATCAGAATTAAACAGTTTAGATTTCAGCGTTTACATTGGCGGTCCTTTGCAGGCAGCAGTAAAAGCACAACAAGATGCTTCCATCTCACAGGTAAACTTCATAAAAGAAGTTGGTTTTATCCCTGCAACGGCGGCCGTTTCAGGTGGTGCATCTGCTGTTCCGGCCCAGTTAAGGTATGTGGATTTCAATTACCAAAAATCTGTTCCGAATCCATTATATGACCCAACTGTAACCGGTTCATTGCCTACAAAAGACGCGAATGTTTCTCTGAAAGTTCCTTTCCTTACGATGCTTACAATTCCTGCGTTGAGAATTGATGAAATCACTATTGATTTCAATGCTAAATTAAATTCGGTAGAAACTCAAGCTGTTTCAAGTGAATTTGCAGGAAACGCTTCTGTAAGCGGGAAGATTTGGAAGGTTAAATTCAATGCCTCTGCTTCGTACAAAAAGACTAACTCCAGTACATCTACAACGGAAAAATCATACACTTTAGGTGTTCATGTAAGAGCCGTAAATGATGAATTACCGGCTGGTCTTGCCAGAATTCTGGATATGTTGGAAGACGGTATTGGTAGTACTACTACTTAATTTATTCTTTCTTCGGATGGTTGCTTCGGCGGCCATCCTTTTCAATCTTTATTAATTATTAAAACACTTTATCATGCCAAAATTGAATGAATATTTAGGAGGTCTTGTTTCCGAGATCGTTTCTGCCAGAAAAATGGCAGATTTACAAACCGTGCAAGTAGCAAAAGAATATGCAAATGATGATTTGCTGAAACATTTTTCTGTTCCGAGAATGAAAATCGGCAACATAGAACTTACTGTGCCATTTGCCCAGTCCGGAGCTTCTGTAAAAATGAGCTTTAAAGATTTTGTTTATGACCAGATCATTACGACCGCAAAAGAAGATTATGATCTTTCTGATAAAGCAAGTGATCAGAAATTAAAAGATTTTTTAATTCCTTTAGAAATGGATTATAATAAAATCGTATTGACCAAGGAAGCATTAGTTTATTCGGAAGAAAAACGAGCGCGGGCATTAGAATTCGCCTCAGAAAGACTGTCTGTTCCTTCAGTAAGAACCGGTTATTTTGATGATTTATCAAAAAAAATTGTCGTATTGTGTGAATCCCTTCAAAATTTCAAATGGAACAAAATAGATTCTGACACTCTGTTTCTGAGCATCCGAAACAGGATCATCAAAGAATACAAAAATGATACGAGTGAAAATACATCTCAAAACAATGAGGTAATCGTAGAAGCTCTCCAATTGATGAAAATCGATCCTAAATATCTGATCTATGCTAAGGTGAACATAACAGAAACAGGAATGGAATGGTGTAGATCCGAAGATATTAATGGTGATCCTGTAGAAACCCTAATTCCTGAATAATCATATGAAAAAATCACAATTTATTTTAGTAAACCAGCTAAAGGAAAAACTGCAGGAGTTCCCGATTATAGTTTCTTGTCTGGAAACAAAAGACCCTTCTTTTCTTGAAAAAATATTTTCCTGGTTAAAATCTATCGAAGATATTTTTTCAACCAACAATATCAGCGAAGTTTCGGAAATCGCCGGTCTCAGAAGTAAAATCCTGGCTGCAAAATTCAGTGACGTAAGAGGTTCTAATATAAAAAAGAATCAGACAAAAATTGCAGCAAGCATTCTTTATGATGCCCAAAACATAGTATTGAATATTTTAATGCCTTATGAAGAAAAGATCAATGAGTGTAAAGAAATCACACAACAATTACTGGCTTTAACAGCACAAACAGGAATCCAGAAATATGATAAAACAATCTCTTTTGAAGATTATATGAATATAGTATGGCATTATATACTTTCCGATAATAATTTGAAAGTCGGAGCTATAAAGCTAAAATCAATGCTTTCAGAAATGGATATTATCATGCTTATTGCTGATGTAATAGATCCTGAAGAATTTTCTTAAATAGTAAAAATAACTCAAAAATTTTGAGTTATTTTT
Proteins encoded in this region:
- a CDS encoding serine hydrolase domain-containing protein, translating into MWLIILQSFLLILIIAVVLIYILGYGYLFNGISKTYLKGKLSANIDDGKFFSSNIIATESPKIWEEAPEYNKTELPKNIADDLTNSNTASFLVIKDGRLIHEQYFNGYNQLSKTNSFSMAKAVTVMLFGKALEEGKIKNIDDKFSDYFDEFKSKASAKNLTLKNLAQMESGLDWDENYKNPFLPNAKAYYGKSLIKATFVRKFKENPGEKFEYQSGSTQLLGFAVRKAVNQSLASYLSEKFWVPLGMEQNAEWSTDESGMEKTYCCIHSNARDFAKLGQLFLDDGKVDGRQILNLNFINQMRTPTEKSKGIYGMGFWINNDNPIKHYYFLGLQGQYIIMVPEHNMVIVRTGSYNNLPKNDRGRPDQVKFLVNKTVQLFQ
- a CDS encoding YdeI/OmpD-associated family protein, whose protein sequence is MEKHSPKVDEYIEKSPDFAKSILNYLRETVHEFCPEAEEAIKWKFPTFMYKGKILCSIVSFKQYCSMGFWLHKEMKSIHEIETDVEKTNMFSLGKITKLENLPSKPHLKKIILEAMELTDMGVTMKKAAPNKTEAEVPEYFKNVLIQNKKTLEMFEKASPSFRKEYINWIIEAKTEATRNKRIEQAIEWISEEKGRNWKYERK
- a CDS encoding Y-family DNA polymerase, giving the protein MYALVDCNNFFVSCERTLDPSLENKPVVVLSNNDGCVVSRSKEAKDLGIPMAAPAFKYKELFKEHDVKCFSAKFELYNFKSQQVIKIASSYVLEFETYSIDELFLNLTGFKYINIYDYCLDIRNRVKDEADIPVSIGIAPTKTLCKVANRIVKDFPEKFNGVYILDSPEKIEKALKWLNIGDVWGIGRKLAVKMHDNGVHKAWDLLQKPEIWVRKIMGIHGVRMINELKGIRQLELDSPSPKKSIAVTRSFMEMLTEKEDVRERVETYGIYCSERLRKQNMCCRMVTVFVQTNRFRKDLPEYRNAVTQILPNPTNSSILIGRVVNELFEAIFKDGFHYKKAGVIVNDFVPEDQRLISLFEEDMQNQHLPVMKAMDAMNKKFGKDKVRLGSMSGQNTFGRTQMSPEYEAFLKNNTLPEANFRFH
- a CDS encoding M15 family metallopeptidase, coding for MDKVTLQRIEKLHPLVREEVKQIIKECDESLTGRAKVRITQGLRSFEDQEKLYAIGRITSGKKVTNAKAGQSIHNYGFAVDICMMIDGKVVSWDTAKDWDNDKVADWYECVKIFAKHGWEWGGNWKTFKDLPHFEKKNILTEKGLIKTNWRALAKMNRDKENYVII
- a CDS encoding patatin-like phospholipase family protein, whose protein sequence is MKKTTILSLDGGGIRGIITCIILRYIEEQLQFYDKPSAKLGDYFDMVAGSSTGGLIASIILCPDEHRKAKYSIQKGLELYAEKGGDIFQVSFWERLVNPFGLLNEKISQDELEKNLNDFFGNLELKELIKPCLITSYDIENRRAKLFNSWKASLSTDNFYVKDVCRATSAAPTYFTPVQIKSMYGQIFSLIDGGMFANNPALCAYAEARKIPFAEVLKNHQKANHPTVNDMLIVSIGTGIESRTYSFKKLEKAGKIGWVNPIIDILMSANAETVDYQVCQMFQTLGLRNQKNYYRLNPSLRNASPAMDNVKRWNIENLIQAGLSYIDDNREELNQIVQKLIKNKI
- a CDS encoding DUF2589 domain-containing protein, with protein sequence MSLVSELNSLDFSVYIGGPLQAAVKAQQDASISQVNFIKEVGFIPATAAVSGGASAVPAQLRYVDFNYQKSVPNPLYDPTVTGSLPTKDANVSLKVPFLTMLTIPALRIDEITIDFNAKLNSVETQAVSSEFAGNASVSGKIWKVKFNASASYKKTNSSTSTTEKSYTLGVHVRAVNDELPAGLARILDMLEDGIGSTTT